A window of the Bacteriovorax sp. PP10 genome harbors these coding sequences:
- a CDS encoding cytochrome c oxidase subunit I — protein sequence MAFFEQEIHDAPTTFMSKYVFSFDHKVIAKQFLWYGIAFLGIGGMMALLIRWTLAFPGEPFPVIGAILFPATGGVVPPDTYAMLFTLHGTIMIFFAITPILIGAFGNYCIPLMIGARDMVFPTLNMLSFWLAVLSAVLLLASLFTPLGGAAGGWTSYPTLSTLIGSAGVGQTLWCLSLFVLGVSSTMGAVNYIATIITLRAPGMGYFDMPLTVWGLWLTAILNAIFLPVLGAGLLLLTFDRVFGTTFFLAGAAATSGSGDPVLFQHVFWIFGHPEVYILILPAWGIVSDLLSFFARKPAFGAKATALSMTSITILSTLVYGHHMYSTQMSPLLTQSFMMLTMTISIPSAVFFANWLGTLWKGSLRFDTPMLFSLGVVFVFGLGGLTGLYLATVTTDLYLHDTYFVVGHFHYTMAASVLLGGFAGTYFWFPKMFGRMMNERLGKIHFWISMVGLNGIFMGMMVIGHAGMHRRIYNPFVYEFLQNLKPLNMFITISALTMGAGQIVFVYNFIHSMYKGPIASQNPWEVGTLEWTIPSPAPHYNFKDIPVVRCGPHEFGNPNLTNGTDFQYQTEELVKA from the coding sequence ATGGCATTTTTTGAACAAGAAATTCACGACGCACCAACGACATTTATGTCGAAGTACGTTTTTTCATTCGACCATAAAGTAATTGCAAAACAATTCCTGTGGTACGGAATTGCTTTCCTTGGTATCGGCGGGATGATGGCGCTTCTAATTCGTTGGACGCTTGCTTTTCCTGGTGAACCATTTCCAGTTATCGGTGCAATCCTTTTCCCAGCAACGGGCGGAGTTGTTCCACCAGATACATACGCTATGCTTTTTACATTGCACGGAACGATCATGATCTTCTTTGCCATCACACCAATCTTGATCGGTGCGTTCGGTAACTATTGTATCCCGTTAATGATCGGTGCCCGCGACATGGTTTTCCCTACACTGAACATGCTATCTTTCTGGTTAGCAGTGCTTTCAGCTGTACTTCTACTTGCTTCATTATTCACTCCATTAGGAGGAGCTGCAGGTGGATGGACTTCTTATCCAACTCTTTCAACATTAATTGGTTCGGCCGGTGTCGGACAAACCCTTTGGTGTTTATCTCTTTTCGTACTTGGTGTTTCTTCAACAATGGGAGCGGTAAACTATATCGCAACTATCATTACACTTCGTGCTCCTGGAATGGGCTATTTCGATATGCCACTTACAGTCTGGGGACTTTGGTTAACAGCAATTTTAAACGCAATCTTCCTTCCAGTTCTTGGAGCAGGATTACTTCTTTTAACTTTTGACCGTGTATTCGGAACAACTTTCTTCCTTGCAGGAGCTGCGGCGACTTCAGGATCAGGTGACCCGGTACTTTTCCAGCACGTTTTCTGGATTTTCGGTCACCCGGAAGTTTACATCCTAATTCTTCCAGCTTGGGGTATCGTATCTGACTTACTTTCATTCTTTGCAAGAAAGCCAGCATTCGGAGCAAAAGCTACAGCACTATCAATGACATCAATCACGATTCTTTCGACTCTGGTTTATGGTCACCATATGTACTCAACTCAGATGTCTCCACTGTTAACTCAATCATTCATGATGTTAACAATGACGATCTCAATTCCTTCAGCAGTATTCTTCGCTAACTGGCTTGGAACTCTATGGAAAGGATCATTAAGATTCGACACTCCAATGTTATTTTCTCTTGGGGTAGTATTCGTTTTCGGTCTAGGTGGATTAACTGGTCTTTACTTAGCAACTGTAACAACTGACTTATACCTACACGATACATATTTCGTAGTTGGTCACTTCCATTACACGATGGCCGCTTCGGTTCTTCTTGGTGGATTTGCAGGAACATATTTCTGGTTCCCAAAAATGTTCGGTCGCATGATGAACGAACGCCTTGGAAAAATCCACTTCTGGATTTCAATGGTTGGATTAAACGGAATCTTCATGGGGATGATGGTTATTGGACACGCTGGTATGCACCGTCGTATCTACAACCCATTCGTTTATGAGTTCCTACAAAACCTAAAGCCACTGAACATGTTCATCACTATTTCAGCTTTAACGATGGGTGCAGGTCAGATCGTTTTCGTTTATAACTTCATTCACTCAATGTACAAAGGGCCAATTGCTTCGCAAAACCCTTGGGAAGTTGGGACGCTTGAGTGGACGATTCCATCACCAGCTCCTCACTATAACTTTAAAGATATCCCAGTAGTAAGATGTGGACCGCATGAATTCGGTAACCCAAATCTAACTAATGGAACAGATTTCCAATACCAAACTGAAGAATTGGTGAAGGCGTAA